In Rhodococcus rhodochrous, a single genomic region encodes these proteins:
- a CDS encoding VOC family protein, producing the protein MASVRQVQVTFDSTEPERLAHFWCAVLGYEVPTPPDGFAPWTDYDASLPAESQGRAFVCADPTGAGPRLHFQRVPEEKVVKNRVHLDVRVGTDLEGDERLSALQAESDRLVALGAAQVKVLHADGVDESCIVMQDIEGNEFCLD; encoded by the coding sequence ATGGCATCGGTCAGGCAGGTACAGGTCACGTTCGATTCCACCGAACCCGAGCGACTCGCGCACTTCTGGTGCGCTGTTCTCGGCTACGAGGTGCCCACGCCACCCGACGGGTTCGCGCCATGGACCGACTACGACGCAAGCCTGCCCGCAGAGTCGCAAGGACGCGCGTTCGTGTGCGCCGATCCGACCGGCGCCGGTCCGCGGTTGCACTTCCAGCGAGTACCCGAAGAAAAGGTAGTGAAGAACCGGGTGCATCTCGATGTGCGCGTCGGCACAGACTTGGAGGGTGACGAGCGACTGTCTGCTCTACAAGCGGAGTCCGACCGACTGGTGGCGCTCGGCGCTGCGCAGGTGAAGGTTCTGCACGCCGATGGCGTCGACGAGTCCTGCATCGTCATGCAGGACATCGAAGGCAACGAGTTCTGCCTGGACTGA
- a CDS encoding DUF6920 family protein has translation MGRAPAVPRAAHHVGTHWRALSEVKGTGERFAPAMTASLPPAARRWINHAVAEGTPMAAAARLEMSGEIRLGSWRPFTAVQLLAPTTGFIWAATTRLGPLSVSGYDRFTDGCGEMRWRIGGIIPVMSADGPDVSDSAAGRLAGESIFVPTTFPLARWRGDEFVASATWTVDGRKETVRLDVADDGALCGVRMLRWGNPDNHEFGRYPFIVAVEAERRFGGMTIASRIRASWDTGTGGDGEFFRAEITSADFF, from the coding sequence ATGGGTCGTGCACCAGCTGTTCCGCGCGCCGCTCATCATGTCGGCACCCACTGGCGTGCTCTCTCCGAGGTCAAGGGCACCGGTGAGCGGTTCGCGCCGGCCATGACCGCATCCCTGCCACCTGCTGCGCGGCGCTGGATCAATCATGCCGTCGCTGAGGGCACGCCGATGGCCGCAGCTGCACGGTTGGAGATGTCCGGGGAGATCAGACTCGGCTCCTGGAGACCGTTCACCGCCGTGCAACTCCTCGCTCCGACGACGGGCTTCATCTGGGCTGCAACCACTCGGCTCGGCCCGCTGTCCGTGTCGGGGTACGACCGTTTCACCGACGGGTGTGGCGAGATGCGTTGGCGGATCGGAGGAATCATCCCGGTGATGTCCGCCGACGGCCCGGATGTCAGCGACAGTGCGGCCGGTCGCCTGGCCGGGGAGAGCATCTTCGTGCCTACAACATTTCCCCTCGCACGATGGCGGGGCGACGAATTCGTCGCCTCGGCGACCTGGACGGTGGATGGACGCAAGGAGACCGTGCGTCTGGATGTCGCCGATGACGGGGCATTGTGCGGGGTGCGGATGCTGCGGTGGGGCAACCCCGACAATCACGAGTTCGGCCGGTATCCGTTCATCGTCGCAGTCGAGGCCGAACGCCGGTTCGGCGGCATGACCATCGCCTCGCGGATCCGCGCGAGTTGGGACACGGGCACCGGCGGGGACGGGGAATTCTTCCGCGCCGAGATCACCTCTGCCGACTTCTTCTGA
- a CDS encoding ZIP family metal transporter produces the protein MESLIFGVIASSALVIGALVGGRFTIPKRALAAMLAFAAGALITALTFELFEESYQQGGIRRAALGLAAGAVVFTLLSQQMDRLAEGKHPQPQGSEKLDLDAAATEKPPSTASVSGSAGLALLAAVTLDGVPENVALGVSLGEGTGGITLLVAIFVSNFPEALVGSASMRAQGRSQTFILGTWLICALLLTLAVVVGAGPLASSAPETISLPLAFAAGAVLASLADTLMPEAYEKGGPTVALSTAAGFVLSYVLATV, from the coding sequence ATGGAGTCGCTGATCTTCGGAGTGATCGCTTCCAGCGCCCTGGTCATAGGCGCGCTGGTCGGCGGACGATTCACCATCCCCAAGCGCGCACTCGCCGCCATGCTGGCCTTCGCAGCAGGCGCACTGATCACAGCACTGACCTTCGAGCTGTTCGAAGAGTCATATCAACAAGGCGGCATCCGGCGCGCAGCGCTCGGACTCGCGGCCGGCGCGGTCGTCTTCACCCTCCTCAGCCAGCAAATGGACCGGTTGGCCGAGGGCAAACACCCACAGCCGCAAGGCAGCGAGAAACTCGACCTCGACGCCGCCGCAACGGAAAAACCACCCTCCACCGCCTCCGTCAGCGGATCCGCCGGACTGGCACTACTGGCCGCGGTCACCCTCGACGGAGTGCCGGAGAACGTTGCCCTCGGCGTGTCCCTCGGCGAAGGGACAGGCGGGATAACACTGCTCGTGGCGATCTTCGTCTCCAACTTTCCCGAAGCGCTGGTCGGGAGCGCGTCCATGCGTGCGCAGGGCCGATCCCAAACCTTCATCCTCGGCACGTGGTTGATCTGCGCCCTGCTGCTCACCCTGGCCGTCGTCGTCGGCGCCGGCCCCCTCGCTTCGAGTGCGCCCGAGACGATCTCGTTGCCGCTTGCCTTCGCTGCCGGCGCGGTGCTCGCATCGTTGGCAGACACTCTCATGCCCGAGGCCTACGAAAAAGGAGGCCCGACGGTCGCGTTGAGCACCGCCGCTGGATTCGTTCTCTCCTACGTCCTTGCCACGGTGTGA
- a CDS encoding NAD(P)-dependent oxidoreductase translates to MTTNSATPYPRTGVTVLGLGAMGSALASRLLDIGYHVTVWNRSPGRDTVLVESGAHPAETVAAAAGANPLIVACLLRATSVYETLTPVVEQLRGRTLINLTTTTPNEARALADWADRHGIAYLTGAILAVPDMIGTPAAQIFYSGPQPIYEQHHELLDTWATSTYDGADPGMASLVDLAMLSGMYQMFAGFFHGAAMVGSEGMTAEEFARRATPFLRAMTSGFREYAAVIDAGDYTAPGQQSLEFSDLGHIVSASEEQCVDPATLVALQGLITREIAAGHGSEGFARVFVSMRADTGDRTAERIA, encoded by the coding sequence ATGACAACGAATTCCGCAACCCCGTACCCACGTACAGGCGTCACGGTCCTCGGTCTGGGCGCCATGGGCAGTGCCCTCGCCTCACGACTCCTCGACATCGGCTACCACGTGACGGTCTGGAATCGGAGCCCTGGTCGCGACACCGTTCTGGTTGAGAGCGGCGCTCACCCCGCTGAGACCGTTGCCGCTGCGGCTGGGGCGAACCCACTCATCGTCGCCTGTCTGCTCCGGGCGACGTCGGTTTACGAGACCCTCACCCCGGTGGTCGAGCAGTTGCGGGGGCGCACCTTGATCAATCTCACGACCACCACCCCGAACGAGGCTCGCGCGCTCGCCGATTGGGCCGATCGGCACGGCATCGCCTACCTGACCGGCGCAATCCTGGCGGTCCCGGACATGATCGGCACTCCCGCAGCACAGATCTTCTACAGCGGCCCGCAACCCATTTACGAGCAGCACCACGAACTCCTCGACACATGGGCGACCAGCACGTACGACGGCGCGGACCCGGGGATGGCATCGCTGGTCGACTTGGCGATGCTTTCGGGCATGTACCAGATGTTCGCGGGATTCTTCCACGGCGCTGCCATGGTGGGATCCGAAGGCATGACCGCCGAGGAATTCGCGCGCCGCGCAACCCCATTCCTCCGCGCAATGACCAGCGGTTTCAGAGAATATGCGGCAGTCATCGATGCCGGCGACTACACCGCTCCGGGGCAACAGAGCTTGGAGTTCTCCGATCTCGGTCACATTGTGAGCGCCAGCGAGGAACAGTGCGTCGATCCGGCGACACTCGTTGCCCTGCAGGGACTTATCACTCGGGAGATTGCCGCTGGTCACGGCTCCGAAGGCTTCGCCCGAGTCTTCGTGAGCATGCGGGCCGACACGGGCGACCGCACCGCCGAACGCATCGCATGA
- a CDS encoding HAD-IIA family hydrolase: MSEEPTSAPVWNYLMDMDGVLVHEDHLIPGADAFLTELRDTGTPFMVLTNNSIRTPRDLRARLLRSGLDVPEKAIWTSALATATFLANQRPGGSAYVVGESGLTTALHDIGYVLTDSDPDYVVLGETRTYSFEAITTAIRLVERGARFIATNPDPTGPSREGSLPATGAVAALITRATGREPYFVGKPNALMMRSALRAIGAHSAHTLIIGDRMDTDIVCGLEAGLQTLLVLTGISTRESVERFPYRPTRVINSVADLVGSTADPF, encoded by the coding sequence ATGAGCGAAGAACCCACATCCGCGCCGGTCTGGAATTACCTGATGGACATGGATGGTGTTCTCGTGCACGAGGATCACCTGATACCCGGTGCCGACGCGTTTCTGACCGAACTCCGCGATACCGGTACGCCGTTCATGGTGCTCACCAACAATTCCATCCGCACGCCCCGAGACCTACGGGCTCGCCTCCTGCGCTCCGGCCTCGACGTTCCGGAGAAGGCGATCTGGACCTCGGCGTTGGCGACGGCGACGTTCCTCGCGAATCAGCGTCCCGGCGGCAGCGCCTACGTGGTGGGCGAATCCGGATTGACCACCGCGCTGCACGACATCGGTTACGTCCTCACCGACAGCGACCCGGACTACGTCGTCCTCGGAGAGACACGCACTTACTCCTTCGAGGCGATCACCACCGCGATCCGCCTGGTCGAACGCGGCGCCCGGTTCATCGCGACCAATCCGGATCCGACCGGCCCGTCACGAGAAGGTTCGCTCCCTGCCACCGGAGCCGTCGCGGCGCTGATCACCCGCGCGACGGGTCGCGAACCGTACTTCGTGGGCAAGCCGAATGCTTTGATGATGCGGTCGGCCTTGCGCGCGATCGGGGCGCACTCCGCACACACGCTGATCATCGGCGACCGCATGGACACCGACATCGTCTGCGGTCTCGAGGCAGGCTTGCAGACGCTGTTGGTCCTGACCGGCATTTCCACCCGCGAGTCCGTCGAGCGATTCCCCTACCGTCCGACCCGCGTCATCAACTCGGTTGCGGATCTGGTTGGCTCCACGGCAGATCCGTTCTGA
- a CDS encoding helix-turn-helix domain-containing protein: MGQNTLAGGVRRGPRLAANFTVLSNAVITDERLSFRARGVLAWLLSKPDDWRTRADSIAAQSPKEGRDAIRSALRELADLGYLVREKIQNELGQWITIQTIYERPVTDPASENPTRGSADIGDPGALSSTDRPRTETNRTPRVAKAPLSPAVVELAAACRRAGLTATFVYLKPDAAAAIEALVATHGVPALVAAAKSVHRPGNPMRLAHGWLPLWRSLPTPRVLRPKCGDCDEYGWLPDDEQGRAVRCGCRAPAAA; this comes from the coding sequence GTGGGTCAGAATACCCTGGCCGGCGGCGTGCGTCGTGGACCGCGCCTTGCCGCCAACTTCACCGTCCTGAGCAATGCCGTCATCACCGACGAGCGTTTGTCCTTCCGCGCACGGGGCGTGCTCGCCTGGTTGCTGTCCAAGCCCGACGACTGGCGCACCCGCGCCGACTCGATCGCGGCGCAGTCACCAAAAGAAGGTCGCGACGCCATCCGATCGGCTTTACGCGAGCTCGCCGACCTCGGCTACCTGGTACGCGAGAAGATCCAGAACGAGCTCGGCCAGTGGATCACCATCCAGACCATCTACGAACGTCCCGTCACCGACCCGGCGTCTGAGAATCCGACCCGCGGCAGCGCGGACATCGGAGACCCAGGCGCCCTTTCAAGTACCGATAGACCAAGGACGGAAACCAACCGCACACCGCGCGTCGCGAAGGCGCCGCTGAGTCCGGCGGTGGTCGAGCTCGCGGCAGCCTGCAGGCGGGCCGGACTCACCGCAACTTTCGTCTACCTCAAACCCGACGCGGCAGCGGCGATCGAAGCACTCGTCGCCACACACGGCGTGCCGGCTCTGGTCGCGGCGGCGAAATCCGTGCACAGACCGGGCAATCCGATGCGACTGGCGCACGGATGGTTGCCGTTGTGGCGGTCGCTGCCGACGCCCCGTGTTCTCCGACCGAAGTGCGGCGACTGCGACGAATACGGGTGGCTTCCCGACGACGAGCAGGGGCGTGCCGTGCGGTGCGGGTGTCGCGCGCCGGCTGCGGCCTGA
- a CDS encoding winged helix-turn-helix transcriptional regulator, translating to MAKRPRSGPYICGIDAALDVVSGKWKGLILWELHDHGKCRFAELRRALSGVSEKMLTQHLRQMEEDGLIYRKVYAEVPPRVEYSLTDEGISLNAALEPLGQWGRHRLEREGLAINATPPHASTIS from the coding sequence ATGGCGAAGAGACCGCGCTCCGGACCGTACATCTGCGGGATCGACGCCGCACTGGATGTCGTCAGCGGTAAGTGGAAGGGCCTGATCCTGTGGGAGCTCCACGATCATGGCAAATGTCGATTCGCTGAGCTTCGCAGGGCACTCTCTGGTGTCAGCGAGAAGATGCTCACCCAACATCTGCGGCAGATGGAAGAAGACGGTCTCATCTATCGCAAGGTCTACGCGGAGGTGCCCCCGAGGGTCGAGTACTCCCTCACTGACGAAGGTATCTCCCTCAACGCGGCACTGGAGCCACTCGGCCAGTGGGGACGACACCGACTCGAGCGCGAGGGCCTGGCGATCAACGCGACCCCACCGCACGCGTCGACAATCTCCTGA
- a CDS encoding phosphatidylinositol mannoside acyltransferase encodes MHMKDRAWDLAYAAGWWAVCALPEKPASRLFEMAADRAARNGGPLQLRRNLARVLSTTPDQVPDELVRASLRSYARYWCEAFRLPSMDPVRLAETIDSAATGLEHIHEAVARGSGAVLALPHSGNWDLAGVWIVQRIGTPTVVAERLQPESLFRRFVRFREGLGFEIIPLTGGTVPPFEQLAVRIREGRFVGLLGERDLTGTGVPVTFFGEPACMPAGPAKLAIDTGAPLLPVHCWFTPGGWGFHVDAPIDTAGGVQATTQRLADRFAAGIAAHPADWHMLQSVWTADRRDHTQTPGRE; translated from the coding sequence ATGCACATGAAGGATCGGGCCTGGGATCTCGCATACGCCGCCGGCTGGTGGGCGGTATGCGCGCTACCGGAAAAGCCGGCGAGTCGCCTGTTCGAAATGGCCGCGGATCGAGCGGCCCGAAACGGCGGGCCGCTCCAACTACGCCGCAACCTCGCTCGGGTCTTGTCCACCACTCCCGATCAGGTGCCCGACGAACTCGTGCGCGCGAGTCTGCGTTCCTACGCGCGATATTGGTGCGAAGCGTTCCGGTTGCCGTCGATGGATCCGGTACGGCTGGCCGAGACCATCGACTCCGCAGCCACCGGTCTCGAACACATCCACGAGGCCGTCGCACGTGGGAGCGGCGCAGTGTTGGCGCTTCCGCACAGCGGGAACTGGGACCTGGCGGGAGTGTGGATCGTACAGCGGATCGGCACACCGACCGTCGTCGCCGAGCGGCTCCAACCGGAATCGTTGTTCCGCCGCTTCGTCCGGTTCCGTGAAGGTCTGGGTTTCGAGATCATCCCGCTCACCGGCGGCACTGTCCCACCATTCGAACAGCTGGCCGTCCGGATCCGGGAGGGACGGTTCGTCGGACTCCTCGGTGAACGGGATCTGACAGGAACGGGCGTGCCGGTCACCTTCTTCGGCGAACCGGCCTGCATGCCGGCCGGCCCGGCCAAACTCGCGATCGATACCGGCGCACCGCTGCTACCGGTGCACTGCTGGTTCACTCCGGGCGGCTGGGGATTCCACGTCGACGCACCGATCGATACCGCAGGCGGCGTACAAGCCACGACCCAGAGGCTGGCCGACCGGTTCGCTGCCGGTATCGCCGCGCATCCCGCCGACTGGCACATGCTGCAATCGGTGTGGACGGCCGACCGGCGGGACCACACGCAGACACCCGGCAGGGAGTGA
- a CDS encoding ANTAR domain-containing protein: MALGIALAAQAAAELTAARAELHLRSALASRDTIGQAKGLLMQRCGVDAAHAFVMLRTLSQDLNVALSRVAERIVEDHTASL; the protein is encoded by the coding sequence GTGGCGCTGGGCATCGCACTGGCGGCGCAGGCGGCCGCCGAGCTCACGGCTGCACGTGCTGAGCTGCATCTGCGCTCGGCGTTGGCCAGCCGAGACACCATCGGCCAGGCCAAAGGTCTTCTGATGCAGCGCTGCGGTGTCGATGCCGCCCACGCCTTCGTGATGCTGCGGACACTGTCGCAGGATCTCAATGTCGCACTGTCCCGAGTTGCCGAGCGAATCGTCGAGGACCACACCGCTTCTCTGTGA
- a CDS encoding alpha/beta fold hydrolase — protein sequence MVSGTRTEVPVDDGVLSGLDFGGRGPDVLLVHGSGHNAAVWTDVAAHLVEHCHPVAVDLRGHGQSMLASSTPEQYWRDLGTVVEALRLDRPVLVGHSTGGYAVTAAVAAGLVDGAALCVVDGMVLDERAAATAAPARWQNPQAAEELREPSRVSCRSYIGDGSGCGVDR from the coding sequence ATGGTGTCGGGAACCCGTACCGAAGTGCCTGTCGACGACGGCGTGCTGTCGGGTCTCGATTTCGGTGGCCGAGGGCCGGATGTGCTGTTGGTCCACGGCAGTGGGCACAACGCCGCGGTGTGGACCGACGTAGCGGCGCATCTGGTGGAGCACTGCCATCCGGTGGCGGTGGATCTGCGCGGGCACGGGCAGAGCATGCTTGCTTCGAGCACCCCCGAACAGTATTGGCGTGATCTCGGCACTGTTGTCGAGGCACTCCGCTTGGACCGGCCAGTACTGGTGGGGCATTCCACGGGTGGGTACGCAGTCACTGCAGCGGTTGCGGCCGGTCTGGTGGATGGGGCGGCATTGTGCGTGGTCGACGGCATGGTGCTGGACGAGCGAGCGGCAGCAACAGCTGCCCCAGCACGGTGGCAGAACCCTCAGGCCGCCGAAGAGCTCCGTGAACCGTCTCGGGTTTCTTGCCGCTCCTATATCGGTGACGGCTCCGGTTGTGGAGTCGACAGGTGA
- a CDS encoding phosphatase PAP2 family protein, with amino-acid sequence MLTLLAAATVPMRDRLYLSVAQTVEESFLGPLAGLVADKGLLVLVAFTGVLAAWLWRNDRRSFGTLAVGGIGVVGAYLSSELVKLVVTEPRPCRALGIETVLECPEVGDWSWPSNHSVIAASFATACVLAAPRLIWLVAPLAAVLAFSRVTVGVHYVHDVLSGMALGVLVVALVVVVLLPFASRLPILSREARAVPPTG; translated from the coding sequence GTGCTGACTCTTCTCGCGGCGGCGACGGTGCCGATGCGCGACCGCCTGTATCTGTCCGTCGCCCAGACCGTCGAGGAATCCTTCCTCGGACCGCTCGCCGGTCTCGTCGCCGACAAGGGGCTGCTCGTCCTGGTCGCCTTCACCGGTGTGCTCGCGGCGTGGCTGTGGCGGAACGATCGACGCAGCTTCGGCACTCTCGCCGTGGGTGGTATCGGTGTCGTGGGTGCCTACCTGTCGAGCGAACTCGTCAAGCTCGTGGTGACGGAGCCGCGACCGTGCCGCGCGCTCGGCATCGAGACGGTGCTGGAATGCCCCGAGGTGGGGGACTGGTCCTGGCCGTCGAACCACTCGGTCATCGCGGCGTCGTTCGCCACGGCGTGTGTCCTCGCGGCTCCGCGTCTGATCTGGCTGGTCGCTCCGCTCGCCGCAGTGCTCGCCTTCTCACGGGTGACGGTGGGTGTGCACTACGTCCACGACGTGCTGTCGGGCATGGCGCTCGGCGTGTTGGTGGTCGCGCTGGTCGTCGTGGTGCTTCTGCCGTTCGCGTCGCGGCTTCCGATCCTGTCGCGTGAGGCGCGGGCCGTCCCACCCACGGGGTAG
- a CDS encoding GlsB/YeaQ/YmgE family stress response membrane protein, giving the protein MLGLGILGWIIIGGLAGWIGSKIMGTDAQQGILLNIVVGVIGGLIGGFLLKVFGVDVEGGGLIFSFLTCLLGAVILLFLVKAVTGRGVRR; this is encoded by the coding sequence ATGCTCGGACTCGGAATCCTCGGTTGGATCATCATCGGTGGTCTCGCCGGTTGGATCGGCAGCAAGATCATGGGCACCGACGCCCAGCAGGGCATTCTCCTCAACATCGTCGTCGGCGTCATCGGCGGCTTGATCGGTGGTTTCCTGCTGAAGGTCTTCGGCGTGGATGTCGAAGGCGGCGGACTGATCTTCAGCTTCCTGACCTGCCTCCTCGGCGCGGTCATCCTGCTGTTCCTCGTCAAGGCCGTCACCGGTCGAGGCGTGCGCCGCTGA
- a CDS encoding glutaredoxin domain-containing protein has product MWRTWILSAAMVAVAAVVLLTGAFDVTSVVTGVLLLVFAWVTSPLFFPHHVDDATARRDAATRGVPVVYWRPGCTFCIRLRATLRTRARRAIWVNIWRDPAAAARVREVNGGNETVPTVFVGDVSHTNPDPRWFRDQLV; this is encoded by the coding sequence GTGTGGCGAACCTGGATCCTCTCCGCAGCGATGGTGGCCGTCGCGGCGGTCGTTCTGCTCACCGGCGCATTCGACGTGACCTCGGTGGTGACGGGAGTACTGCTCCTCGTCTTTGCGTGGGTCACCTCTCCCCTGTTCTTCCCCCATCACGTCGACGACGCGACCGCCCGTCGCGACGCCGCAACCCGCGGCGTTCCGGTGGTGTACTGGCGTCCGGGGTGTACGTTCTGCATCCGGTTGCGCGCCACCCTGCGCACTCGCGCGCGTCGCGCGATCTGGGTGAACATCTGGCGGGATCCCGCTGCGGCCGCTCGGGTCCGGGAAGTCAACGGCGGGAACGAGACGGTGCCGACGGTGTTCGTCGGCGACGTGTCGCATACCAATCCCGACCCACGTTGGTTTCGCGATCAACTGGTCTGA
- a CDS encoding SIMPL domain-containing protein, whose product MTQPPVTITVTGHAERTVAPNRCTVVLRVHADGSSRKQSAEPVTAAVATITDLITELRKRTPSPVKRWTFDRVRHSRRRPFNREGKNRPWVYNSSASITVAFHEFDAVGAFVERVAELEVVTVADLQWWITRKARKKRLAQVRDLAVRDALDKAKAYTTSLGLDTIRAVAIADPGMLGSQPSPVHAGGAPMMRTAMLRSDAMSAPESAEPELVFEPDRVTLTADVEARFEASL is encoded by the coding sequence ATGACCCAGCCTCCCGTCACGATCACCGTCACCGGGCACGCCGAGCGCACCGTCGCACCCAACCGGTGCACAGTGGTGTTGCGGGTGCACGCCGACGGCTCCTCGCGCAAGCAGTCCGCCGAACCGGTGACCGCGGCCGTCGCCACCATCACCGATCTCATCACCGAACTGCGCAAGCGCACCCCGAGCCCCGTGAAGCGGTGGACCTTCGATCGGGTGCGCCACAGCCGGCGGCGCCCGTTCAACCGCGAGGGCAAGAACCGCCCGTGGGTGTACAACTCGTCGGCGTCGATCACCGTCGCCTTCCACGAGTTCGACGCTGTGGGTGCGTTCGTCGAACGGGTCGCCGAACTCGAGGTGGTCACCGTCGCCGATCTCCAGTGGTGGATCACCCGCAAGGCCCGGAAGAAGCGACTCGCACAGGTCCGCGACCTCGCCGTCCGCGACGCCCTGGACAAGGCGAAGGCGTACACGACGTCGCTGGGTCTCGACACTATTCGTGCGGTGGCCATCGCCGATCCGGGCATGCTCGGCTCCCAGCCCTCACCCGTCCACGCGGGCGGCGCGCCCATGATGCGCACAGCGATGCTGCGTTCGGATGCGATGAGTGCCCCCGAATCGGCCGAACCCGAGCTGGTCTTCGAACCGGATCGGGTCACCCTCACCGCCGACGTCGAGGCGCGGTTCGAAGCGTCCCTCTAG
- a CDS encoding IS3 family transposase (programmed frameshift), producing MGAPRKYPEELKERATRLAVEARRDPGSKTGAIKRIAEQLGIHPEALRTWVRQAEIDGGVRPGTTTDEAKRIAELERENRELRRANEILKTASAFFAGSGARPQTQVIVDYIDAHKADHGVEPICRVLTRTGVQIAPSTYYAAKTRPPSARAVRDAELIEEIHRVHAENYAVYGARKVHAELQRQGIRVARCTVERLMRAEGLRGIARSKNPRTTIAAADTDKPADLVNRGFTASAPDQLWVADITYVRTFAGWTYAAFVIDVFSRRIVGWQLSTSLRTDLALDALEMGIWTREHAGQGLSQLIHHSDRGAQYRAIRYTQRLAEAGAVASVGSRGDSYDNALAEAFNSLFKAELVRNKGPWRSIDDLEIAVAEYIDWFNHRRLHGEIGMISPVEAEQSYYDSHSPAGTTERVVESLY from the exons ATGGGAGCACCGCGAAAGTACCCGGAGGAGCTGAAGGAACGAGCGACGCGGCTGGCAGTCGAGGCACGCCGCGATCCAGGATCGAAAACAGGAGCGATCAAGCGGATCGCCGAGCAGTTGGGCATCCATCCCGAGGCCCTGCGCACCTGGGTTCGTCAGGCCGAGATCGACGGTGGTGTCCGCCCCGGCACCACGACGGACGAGGCGAAACGAATCGCCGAACTCGAACGCGAGAACCGAGAACTGCGCCGTGCCAACGAGATCCTGAAGACGGCGTCGGCGTTTTTCGCGG GCAGCGGAGCTCGACCGCAAACTCAAGTGATCGTCGACTACATCGACGCCCACAAGGCCGATCACGGGGTCGAGCCGATCTGCAGAGTCCTCACTCGGACCGGTGTGCAGATCGCCCCGTCAACGTACTACGCAGCAAAGACCCGTCCACCCTCAGCGCGGGCGGTCCGCGACGCGGAACTGATCGAAGAAATCCACCGGGTCCACGCCGAGAACTACGCCGTCTACGGTGCCCGCAAGGTCCATGCGGAGCTGCAGCGGCAAGGGATCCGGGTGGCCCGGTGCACCGTCGAGCGCCTGATGCGCGCCGAAGGGTTACGCGGCATCGCCCGGTCGAAGAACCCCCGGACCACGATCGCCGCAGCGGACACCGACAAGCCTGCTGACCTGGTCAACCGCGGATTCACCGCCTCAGCACCGGACCAGCTGTGGGTCGCCGATATAACTTATGTCCGCACGTTCGCCGGATGGACGTATGCCGCGTTCGTCATCGACGTCTTCTCACGCCGCATCGTGGGATGGCAGTTGTCGACGAGTCTGCGCACCGATCTCGCACTCGATGCATTGGAGATGGGCATCTGGACCCGCGAACATGCAGGTCAGGGCCTGTCCCAGTTGATACATCACTCCGACCGCGGAGCTCAATATCGAGCTATCCGCTACACCCAGCGCCTTGCCGAGGCCGGCGCGGTCGCTTCGGTGGGCAGCCGCGGCGATTCGTATGACAACGCCCTCGCCGAGGCGTTCAACTCGCTGTTCAAGGCCGAGCTGGTCCGTAACAAGGGACCGTGGCGCTCTATCGATGACCTCGAAATTGCGGTGGCCGAGTACATCGATTGGTTCAATCACCGGAGGTTGCACGGTGAGATCGGGATGATCTCGCCCGTCGAAGCCGAACAGTCCTACTACGATTCACATAGTCCCGCCGGAACAACCGAGCGGGTCGTCGAGAGCCTCTACTGA